In the Kitasatospora terrestris genome, one interval contains:
- a CDS encoding ROK family protein gives MRREAAPLRAESPRRPALDRGRSLLGPALQLVHTGQAPTRSALTGALDVTRATAGAVTAELEALGLITVDSRPAGGGRGRPSHRLAVAEDGPVVIAAQIHADGISASLAGLGGQLVEPVHLPLPTATDPVRLLRAVAETGAALARDARRRCLGIGLALPNPVTEPDGTALAALHFGWPSGTPVADLFAAEVRRADHGPRARTELPSAVANDANLAALAEHRHGAGRDSRHLLLVTSGHRGVGGALVIDGRLHTGSAGLALEVGHVTVDPQGRLCPCGNRGCLNSETDPDALFAAAGLRPDPALPLLGQARELAAADTPQARAAVEHVVDRLGLGLAGLVNILNPDRIVLSGLHLDLLAAAPERLAAVVADRCLWGRSGRVPIVPAQVRHAGLVGAAELAWQPYLADPQAVTAA, from the coding sequence ATGCGCCGCGAAGCCGCGCCGCTCCGCGCCGAGTCGCCGCGCCGCCCGGCGCTCGACCGGGGCCGCTCGCTGCTCGGACCGGCGCTCCAACTGGTCCACACCGGCCAGGCGCCCACCCGGTCCGCGCTCACCGGCGCCCTCGACGTCACCCGGGCCACCGCCGGCGCCGTCACCGCCGAACTCGAGGCCCTCGGGCTGATCACCGTCGACTCCCGGCCCGCCGGCGGCGGCCGCGGCCGCCCCTCGCACCGCCTCGCCGTCGCCGAGGACGGCCCCGTGGTGATCGCCGCCCAGATCCACGCCGACGGCATCAGCGCCTCGCTCGCCGGGCTCGGCGGGCAGCTCGTCGAGCCCGTCCACCTGCCGCTGCCCACCGCCACCGACCCCGTCCGGCTGCTGCGCGCCGTCGCCGAGACCGGCGCGGCCCTCGCCCGCGACGCCCGCCGGCGCTGCCTCGGCATCGGACTCGCCCTGCCGAACCCCGTCACCGAACCCGACGGCACCGCCCTCGCCGCCCTGCACTTCGGCTGGCCCAGCGGCACCCCGGTCGCCGACCTGTTCGCCGCCGAGGTCCGGCGCGCCGACCACGGGCCGCGCGCCCGCACCGAACTCCCCAGCGCCGTCGCCAACGACGCCAACCTCGCCGCCCTCGCCGAACACCGGCACGGCGCCGGCCGCGACTCCCGGCACCTGCTCCTGGTCACCTCCGGCCACCGCGGCGTCGGCGGCGCCCTGGTCATCGACGGCCGCCTGCACACCGGCAGCGCCGGCCTCGCCCTGGAGGTCGGCCACGTCACCGTCGACCCGCAGGGACGGCTCTGCCCGTGCGGCAACCGGGGCTGCCTCAACTCCGAGACCGACCCCGACGCGCTGTTCGCCGCCGCCGGACTCCGGCCCGATCCGGCCCTGCCGCTCCTCGGGCAGGCCCGCGAACTCGCCGCCGCCGACACCCCGCAGGCCCGCGCCGCCGTCGAACACGTCGTCGACCGCCTCGGCCTCGGCCTCGCCGGGCTGGTCAACATCCTCAACCCCGACCGGATCGTGCTCAGCGGCCTGCACCTCGACCTGCTCGCCGCCGCGCCCGAACGCCTCGCCGCCGTCGTCGCCGACCGCTGCCTGTGGGGGCGCAGCGGCCGCGTCCCGATCGTCCCCGCCCAGGTCCGCCACGCCGGCCTGGTCGGCGCCGCCGAACTCGCCTGGCAGCCCTACCTCGCCGACCCGCAGGCCGTCACCGCCGCCTGA
- a CDS encoding VOC family protein: MVSVVQNVAIDCADAYGLARFWSEVTGRPQHPTDRPGDPEAQVMLAEGPILHFNQVPEPKTGKNRLHLCLRPETSRDEEVERLLGIGATLVADRRNPDGSGWAVLADPEGNEFCVLRSESDRAAAGAAGS, from the coding sequence ATGGTTTCGGTGGTGCAGAACGTCGCGATCGACTGTGCGGACGCCTACGGGCTGGCCCGCTTCTGGAGCGAGGTGACCGGCCGTCCGCAGCACCCGACGGACCGCCCGGGTGACCCGGAGGCCCAGGTGATGCTGGCGGAGGGCCCGATCCTGCACTTCAACCAGGTGCCCGAGCCGAAGACCGGCAAGAACCGGCTCCACCTGTGCCTGCGCCCGGAGACCAGCCGCGACGAAGAGGTCGAACGGCTGCTCGGCATCGGCGCGACCCTCGTCGCCGACCGCCGCAACCCCGACGGCTCGGGCTGGGCGGTGCTCGCCGACCCCGAGGGCAACGAGTTCTGCGTGCTGCGCAGCGAGTCCGACCGGGCCGCGGCGGGCGCCGCCGGCTCGTAG
- a CDS encoding PLP-dependent cysteine synthase family protein: MASPTLDVDRTDAEYRAWLKEAVRRVQADNNRSADTHLLRFPLPAEWGIDLYLKDESTHPTGSLKHRLARSLFLYGLCNGWIRPDRPVIEASSGSTAVSEAYFAGLIGVPFIAVMARTTSRAKIELIEFHGGRCHLVDNPCEVYEVAARLAAETGGHYMDQFTYAERATDWRGNNNIAESIFAQLRMEPHPEPAWIVATAGTGGTSATIARYVHYMQHDTRICVADPENSCFFDGWVKHDPDATCASGSRIEGIGRPRMEPSFVPGAIDRMMKVPDAASIAAIRVLEQLLGKKAGASTGTGLWSALRIIAEMRAEGRTGSVVGLICDPGDRYLDKYYSDEWLAEQAIDIEPYRELMLAFLAGAATLD, translated from the coding sequence ATGGCCAGCCCCACCCTGGACGTGGACCGTACCGATGCCGAGTACCGGGCGTGGCTGAAGGAGGCCGTCCGCCGGGTGCAGGCCGACAACAACCGGTCCGCCGACACCCACCTGCTGAGATTCCCGCTGCCCGCCGAGTGGGGCATCGACCTCTACCTCAAGGACGAGTCGACCCACCCGACGGGCAGCCTCAAGCACCGGCTGGCCCGCTCGCTCTTCCTGTACGGGCTGTGCAACGGCTGGATCCGCCCCGACCGGCCGGTGATCGAGGCGTCCAGCGGCTCCACCGCCGTCTCGGAGGCGTACTTCGCCGGCCTGATCGGCGTCCCCTTCATCGCGGTGATGGCCCGCACCACCAGCCGGGCCAAGATCGAACTGATCGAGTTCCACGGCGGCCGATGTCACCTGGTCGACAACCCCTGCGAGGTCTACGAGGTCGCCGCCCGGCTCGCCGCCGAGACCGGCGGGCACTACATGGACCAGTTCACCTACGCCGAGCGGGCCACCGACTGGCGCGGCAACAACAACATCGCCGAGTCGATCTTCGCCCAGCTGCGTATGGAACCCCACCCCGAGCCCGCCTGGATCGTCGCCACCGCGGGCACCGGCGGCACCTCCGCCACCATCGCCCGGTACGTGCACTACATGCAGCACGACACCCGGATCTGCGTCGCCGACCCGGAGAACTCCTGCTTCTTCGACGGCTGGGTCAAGCACGACCCCGACGCCACCTGCGCCTCCGGCTCCCGGATCGAGGGCATCGGCCGGCCCCGGATGGAGCCCAGCTTCGTGCCCGGCGCGATCGACCGGATGATGAAGGTCCCGGACGCCGCCTCGATCGCCGCGATCCGTGTGCTGGAGCAGCTGCTCGGCAAGAAGGCCGGTGCCTCCACCGGCACCGGGCTGTGGAGCGCGCTGCGGATCATCGCCGAGATGCGCGCCGAGGGCCGCACCGGCAGCGTGGTCGGCCTGATCTGTGACCCCGGCGACCGCTACCTCGACAAGTACTACTCCGACGAGTGGCTGGCCGAGCAGGCCATCGACATCGAGCCGTACCGGGAGCTGATGCTGGCCTTCCTGGCGGGCGCCGCCACCCTCGACTGA
- a CDS encoding DUF4419 domain-containing protein has product MAIEIDLPLAPDAGADRLAAELTEVGNERFLRAVLHDPVALHHRSTDRLVGRPHTPTAPESGGSLLLRALHTAFAAHLPLSLSPDLLWYAIVHEVAVHVRLNPDAYAGLFGATADGKQTVRVHDDHAMFDWQRSIHLVREPLAAAVGAEAVELFRPAFSTTTPTESAAALVALMDVVSPYVRFEWITMCGIPRIRLEGTADDWALLASRTRELAGWFDGLRLWFKGLRPVLDTVAATAAGADVNQDFWRSIYKHESQSGGDFVTGWINAFLAHRYPGDGPVAKREFGAGRVSESEFPSHVSRVPFEWHFPGLTLEMAFLGGVLGIERDGEWLRPRLGQAVAELLPRTGPLDPRLPERWQLADIRRVTGQPGARIVDTVTRIRHEGGWAEATVVIGADRGLLLLGTADGRWHVGEPGTEPGVAHALWSEADLPSALSWL; this is encoded by the coding sequence ATGGCCATCGAGATCGACCTGCCGCTCGCACCGGACGCCGGGGCGGACCGGCTGGCCGCCGAGCTGACCGAGGTCGGCAACGAGCGCTTCCTGCGGGCGGTGCTGCACGACCCGGTGGCGCTCCACCACCGCAGCACGGACCGGCTCGTCGGCCGCCCGCACACCCCGACGGCACCCGAGTCCGGCGGCAGCCTGCTGCTGCGCGCCCTGCACACCGCCTTCGCGGCGCACCTGCCGCTCAGCCTCTCCCCCGACCTGCTCTGGTACGCGATCGTCCACGAGGTGGCCGTCCACGTCCGGTTGAACCCGGACGCCTACGCCGGGCTGTTCGGCGCGACGGCCGACGGGAAGCAGACGGTCCGGGTCCACGACGACCACGCGATGTTCGACTGGCAGCGCTCGATCCACCTGGTCCGGGAGCCGCTGGCGGCCGCCGTCGGCGCCGAGGCGGTGGAGCTGTTCCGGCCGGCCTTCTCCACCACCACGCCGACCGAGTCGGCCGCCGCCCTGGTCGCGCTGATGGACGTGGTCAGCCCGTACGTCCGCTTCGAGTGGATCACCATGTGCGGCATCCCCCGGATCCGTCTGGAGGGCACCGCCGACGACTGGGCGCTGCTCGCCTCCCGGACCCGCGAACTGGCGGGCTGGTTCGACGGGTTGCGCCTCTGGTTCAAGGGTCTGCGGCCTGTGCTGGACACCGTCGCCGCGACGGCGGCGGGCGCGGACGTGAACCAGGACTTCTGGCGCTCGATCTACAAGCACGAGTCGCAGTCCGGCGGGGACTTCGTGACCGGGTGGATCAACGCCTTCCTCGCCCACCGCTATCCCGGCGACGGGCCGGTCGCCAAGCGGGAGTTCGGTGCGGGCCGGGTGAGCGAGAGCGAGTTCCCCTCGCACGTCTCCCGAGTGCCGTTCGAGTGGCACTTCCCCGGCCTCACCCTGGAGATGGCGTTCCTCGGCGGCGTCCTCGGCATCGAGCGGGACGGCGAGTGGCTTCGCCCCCGGCTCGGTCAGGCCGTGGCGGAGCTGCTGCCCCGCACCGGCCCGCTCGACCCCCGGCTGCCGGAGCGCTGGCAGCTGGCGGACATCCGTCGGGTCACCGGGCAGCCCGGGGCGCGGATCGTCGACACGGTCACCCGGATCCGGCACGAGGGTGGGTGGGCCGAAGCGACCGTGGTGATCGGGGCGGACCGGGGGCTGCTGCTGCTCGGGACGGCCGACGGCCGCTGGCACGTCGGCGAGCCGGGCACCGAGCCGGGGGTCGCGCACGCCCTGTGGTCCGAGGCCGACCTGCCCTCCGCCCTGAGCTGGCTCTGA
- a CDS encoding VOC family protein: MPGRHLGHEEPGTAVAAASPQGPFLARRQADGYRPPVWPPAGGAQHPMVRFGFRVGGPESAVAGAVGLGATVAGFQPQPDVRVLLDLAGHPFCLRLGVQRGAGSPGAGARGPAGRQAAVTACGSAR, translated from the coding sequence TTGCCCGGCCGGCACCTCGGGCACGAGGAGCCGGGGACGGCGGTCGCCGCCGCCTCGCCGCAGGGCCCGTTCCTGGCCCGCCGGCAGGCGGACGGCTACCGTCCGCCGGTGTGGCCGCCGGCAGGCGGGGCGCAGCACCCGATGGTGCGCTTCGGCTTCCGGGTCGGCGGCCCGGAGTCGGCGGTCGCCGGCGCGGTCGGGCTCGGCGCCACCGTGGCCGGGTTCCAGCCGCAGCCGGACGTCCGGGTGCTCCTCGACCTGGCGGGCCACCCGTTCTGCCTCCGCCTCGGCGTGCAGCGGGGAGCCGGGAGCCCGGGAGCGGGGGCCAGGGGGCCGGCCGGGCGTCAGGCGGCGGTGACGGCCTGCGGGTCGGCGAGGTAG
- a CDS encoding metalloregulator ArsR/SmtB family transcription factor, which translates to MADDVFKALADPTRRRILDELAERDGQSLFEICARLATKHGLGLSRQAISQHLAVLEAADLVRTRRDGRYKFHDLNTEPLERILTRWLRPDAPEGTP; encoded by the coding sequence GTGGCGGACGATGTCTTCAAGGCCCTGGCCGACCCCACCCGGCGACGCATCCTCGACGAACTCGCCGAACGGGACGGCCAGTCGCTGTTCGAGATCTGCGCACGGCTGGCGACCAAGCACGGCCTCGGCCTGTCGCGGCAGGCCATCAGCCAGCACCTCGCCGTCCTGGAGGCCGCCGACCTGGTCCGGACCCGGCGCGACGGCCGCTACAAGTTCCACGACCTCAACACCGAACCGCTTGAGCGCATCCTCACCCGGTGGCTCAGGCCCGACGCGCCGGAGGGCACCCCGTGA
- a CDS encoding DeoR/GlpR family DNA-binding transcription regulator produces MADTSNLLAEQRRALILDEVRRRGGVRVNELTRQLNVSDMTIRRDLDALARAGSVEKVHGGAVSVEAARTHEPGFEAKSVLEPSAKEEIARAAAALVQPGSAIALSGGTTTFALAHRLTAVPELTVVTNSVRVADVFAEAQRDRTDGGPAATVVLTGGVRTPSDALVGPVADRSIRSLRFDLLFLGTHGLSLDAGLSTPNLAEAETNRAFIGSARRTVVVADHTKWGTVGLSTFADLTEVDTWVTDTGLPEDAATAARDRIREVLLAG; encoded by the coding sequence GTGGCCGACACCAGCAACCTGCTCGCCGAGCAGCGCCGGGCTCTCATCCTGGACGAGGTCCGCCGGCGCGGCGGCGTCCGGGTCAACGAGCTGACCCGGCAGTTGAACGTGTCGGACATGACGATCCGCCGCGACCTCGACGCGCTCGCCCGGGCCGGCTCGGTCGAGAAGGTGCACGGCGGCGCGGTCTCGGTCGAGGCCGCCCGGACCCACGAGCCCGGCTTCGAGGCGAAGTCGGTCCTGGAGCCGTCCGCCAAGGAGGAGATCGCCCGGGCCGCCGCCGCCCTGGTCCAGCCCGGCAGCGCGATCGCCCTCTCCGGCGGCACCACCACCTTCGCCCTCGCCCACCGGCTGACGGCCGTCCCGGAGCTGACCGTGGTGACCAACTCCGTCCGGGTCGCGGACGTGTTCGCCGAGGCGCAGCGCGACCGCACCGACGGCGGTCCGGCGGCGACCGTCGTCCTCACCGGCGGCGTGCGCACCCCGTCCGACGCCCTGGTCGGCCCGGTCGCCGACCGGTCGATCCGCTCGCTCCGCTTCGACCTGCTCTTCCTCGGCACCCACGGCCTCTCCCTGGACGCGGGCCTGTCCACCCCCAACCTCGCCGAGGCCGAGACCAACCGCGCGTTCATCGGCTCCGCCCGCCGCACCGTCGTGGTCGCCGACCACACCAAGTGGGGCACCGTCGGCCTCTCCACCTTCGCCGACCTCACCGAGGTCGACACCTGGGTCACCGACACCGGGCTCCCCGAGGACGCCGCCACCGCGGCCCGCGACCGCATCCGCGAGGTCCTGCTGGCCGGCTGA
- a CDS encoding class I SAM-dependent methyltransferase encodes MGTFEELVAEGEAVPTEGWDFTWFTGRATEQRPSWGYAGLLADRMADATAALDLQTGGGEVLAAVPVAPPVLAATEAWPPNLAIARANLAGFGATVVEAEVTDDLPFPDGAFDLVVSRHPVATRWDEVHRVLRPGGRYLSQQVGSGSVRELTEFMMGPSPAPLHPVAPPPTTTYAGALPIDAVTAAELAGLTVVDVRQEALRMEFHDLAAVVHFLRKVVWIVPGFTVDAYRERLATLHAFMERHGPFVAHSQRYLVEAVRRTPAA; translated from the coding sequence ATGGGTACCTTCGAGGAGCTGGTGGCGGAGGGCGAGGCCGTCCCCACCGAGGGCTGGGACTTCACCTGGTTCACCGGCCGCGCCACCGAGCAGCGGCCGTCCTGGGGGTACGCCGGACTGCTGGCCGACCGGATGGCCGACGCCACCGCCGCGCTCGACCTGCAGACCGGCGGCGGCGAGGTGCTGGCCGCGGTGCCCGTCGCCCCGCCGGTCCTCGCCGCGACCGAGGCGTGGCCGCCGAACCTCGCCATCGCCCGCGCCAATCTCGCCGGGTTCGGCGCCACCGTGGTCGAGGCGGAGGTCACCGACGACCTCCCGTTCCCCGACGGCGCGTTCGACCTGGTGGTCAGCCGGCACCCGGTGGCGACCCGCTGGGACGAGGTGCACCGGGTGCTGCGCCCCGGCGGCCGGTACCTGTCCCAGCAGGTCGGCTCAGGATCGGTCCGCGAGCTGACCGAGTTCATGATGGGCCCCTCCCCCGCGCCGCTGCACCCCGTCGCACCACCGCCGACCACCACGTACGCGGGCGCCCTGCCGATCGACGCCGTCACGGCCGCCGAACTGGCCGGCCTCACCGTGGTGGACGTGCGGCAGGAGGCGCTGCGGATGGAGTTCCACGACCTCGCGGCGGTGGTGCACTTCCTGCGCAAGGTGGTCTGGATCGTCCCCGGCTTCACCGTCGACGCCTACCGCGAGCGCCTTGCCACCCTGCACGCCTTCATGGAGCGCCACGGCCCGTTCGTCGCCCACTCCCAGCGCTACCTGGTCGAGGCCGTCCGCCGGACGCCGGCCGCCTAG
- a CDS encoding MFS transporter: MPLLNKTRARSTTPTDPRPHPSGRTAGRTAARTALTAFFAVDGFLFAAWVVRIPDVRAQVAASHSALGLALLCISAGAVATMAPIGRLCVRYGSRRVTVASLALLSLAVPLPAHTHSVAALGAVLLLFGAGYGAANVAMNSAAVDLVAQLRRPVMPSFHAGYSLGGLLGAAVGGLLAGRITTAWALALAGALGLAVTAAAGWALLRAPSAAPAAPTRTAPAAAPAAAPRGARLLVVLLGLTALFTAYGEGALADWATLHLTDDVHASAGLAAAGYAAFAFAMTTGRVGGTWLTVRLGQTRVMLFGGLAAGAGMLLAAFAPSVWVALGGFVLVGLGLANVFPLAIAQAGALGGPRGVATASTLGYAGMLIGPPVIGFLADATSLPFALTTVAGSAVLSGLLALVVRRRA; encoded by the coding sequence GTGCCGCTACTAAACAAAACACGTGCCCGCTCCACCACGCCCACCGACCCCCGCCCTCACCCGTCCGGCCGCACCGCCGGACGGACGGCGGCACGCACCGCCCTCACCGCCTTCTTCGCCGTCGACGGCTTCCTGTTCGCCGCCTGGGTGGTCCGGATCCCGGACGTCCGCGCCCAGGTCGCCGCCTCGCACAGCGCGCTCGGCCTGGCCCTGCTGTGCATCTCGGCCGGCGCCGTCGCCACCATGGCCCCGATCGGCCGCCTGTGCGTCCGGTACGGCTCGCGCCGGGTCACCGTCGCCTCGCTCGCCCTGCTCTCGCTCGCCGTGCCACTGCCCGCGCACACCCACTCGGTCGCGGCGCTCGGCGCCGTCCTGCTGCTCTTCGGTGCGGGCTACGGCGCCGCGAACGTCGCGATGAACTCCGCCGCGGTCGACCTGGTCGCCCAGCTCCGCCGGCCCGTGATGCCCAGCTTCCACGCCGGGTACAGCCTCGGCGGCCTGCTCGGCGCCGCCGTCGGCGGCCTGCTGGCCGGCCGGATCACCACCGCCTGGGCGCTCGCCCTGGCGGGCGCGCTCGGCCTGGCCGTCACCGCCGCCGCCGGGTGGGCCCTGCTCCGCGCCCCCTCCGCCGCACCGGCCGCCCCCACCCGGACCGCACCGGCCGCCGCACCCGCGGCCGCGCCGCGCGGCGCCCGGCTGCTGGTCGTCCTGCTGGGCCTGACCGCGCTGTTCACCGCGTACGGCGAGGGCGCGCTCGCCGACTGGGCCACCCTGCACCTGACCGACGACGTCCACGCCTCCGCCGGACTCGCCGCCGCCGGCTACGCGGCCTTCGCCTTCGCGATGACCACCGGACGGGTCGGCGGCACCTGGCTGACCGTCCGGCTCGGCCAGACCCGGGTGATGCTGTTCGGCGGCCTGGCGGCCGGGGCGGGCATGCTGCTGGCGGCGTTCGCGCCGTCGGTGTGGGTCGCGCTCGGCGGATTCGTCCTGGTCGGCCTCGGCCTGGCGAACGTCTTCCCGCTCGCGATCGCCCAGGCCGGCGCCCTCGGCGGACCGCGCGGCGTGGCCACCGCCTCCACCCTCGGCTACGCGGGCATGCTGATCGGACCACCGGTGATCGGCTTCCTCGCCGACGCCACCAGCCTCCCGTTCGCCCTCACCACCGTCGCCGGCAGCGCCGTCCTGTCCGGCCTGCTCGCCCTGGTCGTCCGCCGCCGCGCCTGA
- a CDS encoding PhzF family phenazine biosynthesis isomerase translates to MTNSSAPEVLRYSAFTADPAGGNPAGVVLDASGLDDARQLAIAAELGYSETAFLTRSPVRPRTYAVRYFSPKAEVPFCGHATVAAAVALAERIGPGEVLFETKAGPVPVEVAEGGGGVLRATLTSVAPAVEAVAEEDLAEALAALGWSRSDLDGSLPPRIAYAGARHLVLAAATRRRLADLAYDFERLTALMLRLDLTTLQLVFRRSATEFDVRDPFPVGGVVEDSATGAAAAAFGAYLRELEGLEAGRLTLYQGQDMGRPGVLGVELRAEDRRVRVSGEAVALPR, encoded by the coding sequence ATGACGAACTCTTCTGCGCCCGAGGTGCTGCGGTACTCGGCGTTCACGGCGGATCCGGCGGGCGGCAACCCGGCCGGCGTGGTGCTGGACGCGTCCGGGCTGGACGACGCACGGCAGTTGGCGATCGCCGCCGAACTGGGCTACTCGGAGACGGCGTTCCTGACCCGCTCGCCGGTGCGGCCGCGCACCTACGCGGTGCGGTACTTCAGCCCCAAGGCGGAGGTGCCGTTCTGCGGTCACGCGACGGTCGCGGCGGCGGTGGCGCTGGCGGAGCGGATCGGCCCGGGCGAGGTGCTGTTCGAGACCAAGGCGGGTCCGGTGCCGGTCGAGGTCGCCGAGGGCGGCGGCGGGGTGCTGCGCGCGACGCTCACCAGCGTGGCTCCGGCGGTGGAGGCGGTGGCGGAGGAGGACCTGGCGGAGGCGCTGGCGGCGCTCGGCTGGAGCCGCTCCGACCTGGACGGCTCGCTGCCGCCCCGGATCGCCTACGCGGGGGCGCGCCACCTGGTGCTCGCGGCGGCGACCCGGAGGCGGCTGGCCGACCTGGCGTACGACTTCGAGCGGCTGACGGCGCTGATGCTCCGCCTGGACCTGACCACGCTGCAGCTGGTCTTCCGCCGCTCGGCCACCGAGTTCGACGTGCGGGACCCGTTCCCGGTCGGCGGCGTGGTGGAGGACTCGGCGACGGGGGCGGCGGCCGCCGCGTTCGGCGCGTACCTGCGGGAGCTGGAGGGTCTGGAGGCGGGACGGCTCACCCTCTACCAGGGGCAGGACATGGGGCGGCCGGGCGTGCTGGGCGTGGAGCTGCGCGCGGAGGACCGGCGGGTGCGGGTGTCGGGCGAGGCGGTGGCCCTCCCGCGGTAG
- a CDS encoding VOC family protein — MKINLASVFVDDQDKALRFYTEVLGFVKKTEVPLGPEHRWLTVVSPEDPDGTELVLEPDAHPVVKPYQNGLVADGIPHTSFAVDDVRAEYERMQALGVRFAQAPVDLGPVITAILDDTCGNLIQIAQYK; from the coding sequence GTGAAGATCAACCTGGCCAGCGTCTTCGTCGACGACCAGGACAAGGCCCTGCGCTTCTACACCGAGGTGCTCGGCTTCGTGAAGAAGACCGAGGTCCCGCTCGGCCCCGAGCACCGCTGGCTCACCGTGGTCTCCCCCGAGGACCCCGACGGCACCGAACTGGTCCTCGAACCCGACGCCCACCCGGTGGTGAAGCCGTACCAGAACGGCCTGGTCGCCGACGGCATCCCGCACACCTCCTTCGCCGTGGACGACGTCCGGGCCGAGTACGAGCGGATGCAGGCCCTCGGCGTCCGCTTCGCCCAGGCCCCCGTCGACCTCGGCCCGGTGATCACCGCGATCCTCGACGACACCTGCGGCAACCTGATCCAGATCGCCCAGTACAAGTAG
- a CDS encoding ABC transporter substrate-binding protein, with translation MHRRLVLAAATALAGALVLTSCASAGGAGSAAKGPVELVFWTWTPNMDKVAELWNEAHPDVHVTVEKQVSGGIMVPKLVSAVDIGIAPDLVQVEYQVLPTLVAKDVLVDIAPQVGGVKDRFAPGIWQQVTVGSAAYAVPQDTAPLALYYRHDLFKQYGLKVPATWDEFADTARELRRRAPGRALTTFSANDPGLFAGLAQQAGATWWRSAGGGKWKVAVDDEATRRVAGFWGGLVREGAIDNQPMYTEAWSRALTEGSQLAWVSAVWAPGALTANAPATKGKWAIAPLPQWKAGESVTGSWGGSGTGVTVGARKDGHVEAAARFAAWLNTDPVAVAALVREGGVYPAATAAQTGDALAAAPEFFANQPDFYARAAEIARNTAPSSWGPDVDVAYAAFKDAFGRAAQSRSDFAAALAAVQRSTRSALATDGLGTAG, from the coding sequence TTGCACCGCCGTCTCGTTCTCGCCGCCGCCACCGCGCTCGCCGGCGCCCTGGTCCTGACCTCCTGCGCGAGCGCGGGCGGCGCCGGGTCCGCGGCGAAGGGCCCGGTGGAGCTGGTCTTCTGGACCTGGACCCCCAACATGGACAAGGTCGCCGAGCTCTGGAACGAGGCCCACCCGGACGTCCACGTCACGGTGGAGAAGCAGGTCTCCGGCGGCATCATGGTCCCCAAGCTGGTCAGCGCGGTCGACATCGGCATCGCCCCCGACCTGGTCCAGGTGGAGTACCAGGTGCTGCCCACCCTGGTCGCCAAGGACGTCCTGGTGGACATCGCCCCGCAGGTCGGCGGCGTCAAGGACCGCTTCGCACCCGGCATCTGGCAGCAGGTCACGGTCGGCTCCGCCGCGTACGCGGTCCCGCAGGACACCGCGCCGCTCGCCCTCTACTACCGGCACGACCTGTTCAAGCAGTACGGCCTCAAGGTGCCCGCCACCTGGGACGAGTTCGCCGACACCGCGCGCGAGTTGCGGCGCCGGGCCCCGGGCAGGGCGCTCACCACCTTCTCCGCCAACGACCCCGGCCTGTTCGCCGGGCTCGCCCAGCAGGCGGGCGCCACCTGGTGGCGCAGCGCGGGCGGGGGCAAGTGGAAGGTCGCGGTCGACGACGAGGCGACCCGCCGGGTCGCCGGGTTCTGGGGCGGCCTGGTCCGCGAGGGGGCGATCGACAACCAGCCGATGTACACCGAGGCGTGGAGCAGGGCGCTCACCGAGGGCAGCCAGCTCGCCTGGGTGTCCGCCGTCTGGGCGCCCGGCGCGCTCACCGCCAACGCGCCCGCCACCAAGGGCAAGTGGGCGATCGCGCCGCTGCCGCAGTGGAAGGCCGGCGAGTCCGTCACCGGCAGCTGGGGCGGCTCGGGCACGGGCGTGACCGTGGGTGCCCGCAAGGACGGCCACGTCGAGGCCGCCGCCCGCTTCGCCGCCTGGCTGAACACGGACCCGGTGGCGGTGGCCGCCCTGGTGCGGGAGGGCGGCGTCTACCCGGCGGCGACGGCCGCCCAGACCGGCGACGCCCTCGCCGCCGCGCCCGAGTTCTTCGCCAACCAGCCCGACTTCTACGCCCGCGCCGCCGAGATCGCCCGCAACACCGCGCCGTCCTCCTGGGGGCCGGACGTCGACGTCGCGTACGCCGCCTTCAAGGACGCCTTCGGCCGCGCCGCGCAGTCCCGTTCCGACTTCGCCGCTGCCCTGGCCGCCGTCCAGCGCTCCACCCGGAGCGCCCTCGCCACCGACGGGCTCGGTACGGCCGGTTGA